From Streptomyces griseorubiginosus, one genomic window encodes:
- a CDS encoding YdbC family protein gives MLVKWIRCTVVDRRGFERGQRKWAGLLGEPGFRGQGGGWSRGRQGVAHIFSFWESRSFYDSFMARSHDRLAAAQSGTFKDIQVKLFDHRFDVKTGFEPRFTDADLVRFAHCRVHEERAEHFTLMQEKVWNPAMAGSPGMIRGLFGEAPGHEFLVLSMWRSAAEHGKYRTERVERLALRAQTEADVAALTGDIVDLEPAWTV, from the coding sequence GTGCTGGTCAAGTGGATTCGCTGCACCGTGGTGGACCGCCGCGGCTTCGAGCGGGGGCAGCGAAAGTGGGCGGGGCTACTGGGAGAGCCGGGGTTTCGGGGACAGGGCGGAGGCTGGAGCCGGGGGCGGCAGGGTGTGGCGCACATCTTCTCCTTCTGGGAGAGCCGTTCCTTCTACGACTCCTTCATGGCGCGTTCCCATGACCGGCTCGCGGCGGCCCAGTCAGGCACGTTCAAGGACATCCAGGTCAAGCTGTTCGACCACCGCTTCGACGTGAAGACTGGCTTCGAGCCCCGCTTCACCGACGCCGACCTGGTGCGGTTCGCCCACTGCCGTGTCCACGAGGAACGCGCGGAACACTTCACCCTGATGCAGGAGAAGGTCTGGAACCCGGCGATGGCCGGCTCACCCGGCATGATCCGCGGACTGTTCGGCGAGGCTCCCGGGCACGAGTTCCTGGTGCTCTCCATGTGGCGATCGGCCGCCGAACACGGCAAGTACCGCACCGAACGGGTGGAGCGCCTCGCCCTGCGCGCCCAGACCGAGGCCGACGTGGCCGCCCTCACGGGAGACATCGTGGACCTCGAGCCTGCCTGGACAGTTTGA
- a CDS encoding GNAT family N-acetyltransferase: MSATDAHADAGSLPSAPNETDADADAGNRPHGSEGSATPATDRGTDTEDTLDLRLPAELLALLETEGTGAGGCRLPSCGGSVTPPAELTPTRDDLLDHIADWGPVTTPAGVFQLVPVRVERDLPLVCRWMNDPAVTAFWELAGPQNVTEDHLQSQLTGDGRSVPCLGVLEGAPMSYWEIYRADLDPLARHYPARPHDTGIHLLIGAVPDRGRGLGSTLLRAVADLALDKRPACARVVAEPDLRNIPSVTAFLSAGFRFSAEIALPAKRAALMVRDRSLRDLL; this comes from the coding sequence GTGTCAGCCACCGACGCCCACGCCGACGCCGGTTCCCTTCCCTCCGCCCCCAACGAGACCGACGCCGATGCAGACGCTGGCAACCGTCCCCACGGCAGCGAGGGCAGTGCCACGCCGGCCACCGACCGGGGCACCGACACCGAGGACACGCTGGACCTGCGCCTACCCGCAGAACTCCTCGCGCTCCTCGAAACGGAAGGAACCGGCGCAGGCGGATGCCGACTCCCGAGTTGCGGCGGCAGCGTTACACCGCCCGCAGAACTCACCCCCACCCGCGACGACCTGCTCGACCACATCGCCGACTGGGGACCGGTCACCACCCCGGCAGGCGTGTTCCAACTGGTGCCCGTGCGAGTCGAGCGGGACCTCCCCCTTGTCTGCCGCTGGATGAACGACCCCGCCGTCACCGCGTTCTGGGAGCTGGCCGGGCCCCAGAACGTGACGGAGGACCATCTGCAGTCCCAGCTCACCGGCGACGGACGCAGCGTGCCCTGCCTCGGAGTGCTGGAGGGCGCACCGATGAGCTACTGGGAGATCTACCGGGCGGACCTCGATCCGCTGGCCCGCCACTATCCGGCCAGGCCCCACGACACCGGTATCCACCTCCTCATCGGCGCCGTTCCCGACCGCGGGCGCGGTCTCGGCAGCACGCTCCTCCGCGCCGTCGCCGATCTCGCGCTCGACAAGCGACCTGCCTGTGCCCGCGTCGTCGCGGAACCCGACCTTCGCAACATCCCGTCCGTCACCGCCTTCCTGAGCGCAGGCTTCCGCTTCTCCGCAGAGATCGCCCTGCCCGCCAAGCGGGCGGCACTCATGGTCCGAGACCGGTCCCTGCGCGATCTGCTGTAG
- a CDS encoding vitamin B12-dependent ribonucleotide reductase produces MTETASGPARSSRAKGTKAAANKGLRIERIHTTPGVHPYDEVEWAHRDVVMTNWRDGSVNFEQRGVEFPDFWSVNAVNIVTSKYFRGAVGTPQREVSLKQLIDRIVKTYRKAGEDYKYFASPADAEIFEHELAYALLHQIFSFNSPVWFNVGTPQPQQVSACFILAVDDSMESILDWYKEEGMIFKGGSGAGLNLSRIRSSKELLSSGGNASGPVSFMRGADASAGTIKSGGATRRAAKMVILDVDHPDIEDFIETKVKEEEKIRALRDAGFDMDLGGDDITSVQYQNANNSVRVNDTFMKAVETGGKFGLTSRMTGEVIEEVDAKALFRKMAEAAWACADPGIQYDDTINHWHTCPESGRINGSNPCSEYMHLDNTSCNLASLNLMKFLKDDGKGNQSFEVERFAKVVELVITAMDISICFADFPTQKIGENTRAFRQLGIGYANLGALLMATGHAYDSDGGRALAGSITSLMTGTSYRRSAELAAVVGPYDGYARNAQPHLRVMKQHADENTKAVRMDDLDTPIWAAATEAWQDVLRLGEKNGFRNSQASVIAPTGTIGLAMSCDTTGLEPDLALVKFKKLVGGGSMQIVNGTVPQALRRLGYQEEQIEAIVAHIAENGNVVDAPGLKHEHYEVFDCAMGERSISAMGHVRMMAAIQPWISGALSKTVNMPESATVEEVEEIYFEAWKMGVKALAIYRDNCKVGQPLSAKTKEKEKAEVTEKAEATIRETVEKVIEYRPVRKRLPKGRPGITTSFTVGGAEGYMTANSYPDDGLGEVFLKMSKQGSTLAGMMDAFSIAVSVGLQYGVPLETYVSKFTNMRFEPAGMTDDPDVRMAQSIVDYIFRRLALDFLPFETRSALGIHSAEERQRHLETGSYEPTEDEVDVEGLAQSAPRAQELKAVATPKAAVEAAKPAPKQAHTSAELVEMQLGIQADAPLCFSCGTKMQRAGSCYICEGCGSTSGCS; encoded by the coding sequence ATGACAGAGACGGCGAGCGGTCCGGCACGGAGTTCCCGCGCCAAGGGCACCAAGGCGGCTGCGAACAAGGGCCTGCGCATCGAGCGCATCCACACCACCCCCGGCGTGCACCCGTACGACGAGGTGGAATGGGCGCATCGTGACGTCGTCATGACCAACTGGCGCGACGGCTCGGTCAACTTCGAGCAGCGTGGCGTCGAGTTTCCCGACTTCTGGTCGGTGAACGCGGTCAACATCGTCACCAGCAAGTACTTCCGCGGTGCTGTCGGCACCCCCCAGCGCGAGGTGAGCCTCAAGCAGCTCATCGACCGCATCGTGAAGACGTACCGGAAGGCCGGCGAGGACTACAAGTACTTCGCCTCGCCCGCCGACGCGGAGATCTTCGAGCACGAACTGGCGTACGCCCTCCTGCACCAGATCTTCAGCTTCAACAGCCCTGTGTGGTTCAACGTCGGTACGCCCCAGCCGCAGCAGGTCTCGGCCTGCTTCATCCTGGCCGTCGACGACTCCATGGAGTCGATCCTCGACTGGTACAAGGAAGAGGGCATGATCTTCAAGGGCGGCTCCGGTGCCGGCCTGAACCTCTCCCGCATCCGCTCGTCCAAGGAACTGCTGTCGTCGGGCGGCAACGCCTCCGGTCCCGTCTCCTTCATGCGCGGTGCCGACGCCTCCGCAGGAACGATCAAGTCGGGTGGCGCCACGCGCCGCGCCGCCAAGATGGTTATCCTCGACGTCGACCACCCCGACATCGAGGACTTCATCGAGACCAAGGTGAAGGAAGAGGAGAAGATCCGCGCCCTGCGCGACGCGGGCTTCGACATGGACCTGGGTGGCGACGACATCACGTCCGTCCAGTACCAGAACGCCAACAACTCGGTCCGCGTGAACGACACGTTCATGAAGGCTGTCGAGACGGGCGGCAAGTTCGGGCTGACCTCCCGCATGACCGGCGAGGTCATCGAAGAGGTCGACGCCAAGGCCCTGTTCCGCAAGATGGCCGAGGCCGCGTGGGCCTGTGCCGACCCGGGCATCCAGTACGACGACACCATCAACCACTGGCACACGTGCCCGGAGTCCGGCCGTATCAACGGCTCGAACCCCTGCAGCGAGTACATGCACCTGGACAACACGTCCTGCAACCTCGCCTCGCTGAACCTGATGAAGTTCCTGAAGGACGACGGCAAGGGCAACCAGTCCTTCGAGGTCGAGCGCTTCGCCAAGGTCGTCGAGCTGGTCATCACCGCGATGGACATCTCCATCTGCTTCGCGGACTTCCCGACGCAGAAGATCGGTGAGAACACGCGCGCGTTCCGCCAGCTCGGCATCGGCTACGCCAACCTCGGCGCCCTGCTGATGGCGACCGGCCACGCCTACGACTCCGACGGCGGCCGTGCCCTCGCCGGCTCCATCACCTCCCTGATGACCGGCACCTCGTACCGGCGCTCCGCCGAACTCGCCGCGGTCGTCGGCCCGTACGACGGCTACGCCCGCAACGCGCAGCCGCACCTGCGGGTCATGAAGCAGCACGCCGACGAGAACACCAAGGCCGTCCGCATGGACGACCTGGACACGCCGATCTGGGCCGCCGCCACGGAGGCCTGGCAGGACGTGCTGCGTCTCGGTGAGAAGAACGGTTTCCGTAACTCCCAGGCGTCCGTCATCGCCCCGACCGGCACCATCGGTCTCGCGATGTCCTGCGACACCACCGGTCTCGAGCCCGACCTCGCGCTGGTCAAGTTCAAGAAGCTGGTCGGCGGCGGCTCGATGCAGATCGTCAACGGCACGGTCCCCCAGGCCCTGCGCCGCCTGGGCTACCAGGAGGAGCAGATCGAGGCGATCGTCGCCCACATCGCCGAGAACGGCAATGTCGTCGACGCCCCCGGCCTCAAGCACGAGCACTACGAGGTGTTCGACTGCGCCATGGGCGAGCGCTCCATCTCCGCGATGGGCCACGTCCGCATGATGGCGGCGATCCAGCCGTGGATCTCCGGTGCGCTCTCCAAGACGGTCAACATGCCGGAGTCGGCGACCGTCGAGGAGGTCGAGGAGATCTACTTCGAGGCCTGGAAGATGGGCGTCAAGGCGCTCGCCATCTACCGCGACAACTGCAAGGTCGGCCAGCCCCTCTCCGCGAAGACCAAGGAGAAGGAGAAGGCCGAGGTCACCGAGAAGGCCGAGGCGACCATCCGCGAGACGGTCGAGAAGGTCATCGAGTACCGCCCGGTCCGCAAGCGCCTCCCGAAGGGCCGTCCCGGCATCACCACGTCCTTCACCGTCGGCGGCGCCGAGGGTTACATGACCGCCAACTCCTACCCGGACGACGGTCTCGGCGAGGTCTTCCTGAAGATGTCGAAGCAGGGTTCGACCCTCGCGGGCATGATGGACGCCTTCTCCATCGCGGTCTCCGTCGGCCTCCAGTACGGCGTGCCGCTGGAGACGTACGTCTCGAAGTTCACCAACATGCGCTTCGAGCCGGCCGGTATGACGGACGACCCGGACGTGCGGATGGCGCAGTCGATCGTCGACTACATCTTCCGCCGCCTGGCGCTGGACTTCCTGCCCTTCGAGACGCGCTCCGCGCTCGGCATCCACTCCGCCGAGGAGCGTCAGCGCCATCTGGAGACCGGCTCCTACGAGCCGACCGAGGACGAGGTCGACGTCGAGGGGCTGGCCCAGTCGGCGCCGCGTGCCCAGGAGCTGAAGGCGGTCGCCACGCCCAAGGCGGCGGTCGAGGCGGCCAAGCCGGCCCCGAAGCAGGCCCACACCAGCGCCGAGCTGGTGGAGATGCAGCTGGGCATCCAGGCCGACGCCCCGCTCTGCTTCTCCTGCGGTACGAAGATGCAGCGGGCCGGTTCCTGCTACATCTGCGAGGGGTGCGGCTCGACCAGCGGTTGCAGCTGA
- the nrdR gene encoding transcriptional regulator NrdR, with the protein MHCPFCRHPDSRVVDSRTTDDGTSIRRRRQCPDCSRRFTTVETCSLMVVKRSGVTEPFSRTKVINGVRKACQGRPVTEDALAQLGQRVEEAVRATGSAELTTHDVGLAILGPLQELDLVAYLRFASVYRAFDSLEDFEAAIAELREDTGRPAADDEDRGEAEDGDEAVVGSQEDDRGPGGTAQVPEPARAAD; encoded by the coding sequence ATGCACTGCCCCTTCTGCAGGCACCCCGACAGCCGCGTCGTCGACAGTCGTACGACCGACGACGGCACGTCGATCCGCAGGCGCCGCCAGTGTCCGGACTGCTCCCGTCGTTTCACGACCGTGGAGACGTGCTCGCTGATGGTGGTCAAGCGGTCCGGAGTCACCGAGCCTTTCAGTCGTACCAAGGTCATCAACGGTGTGCGCAAGGCATGCCAGGGACGGCCTGTCACCGAGGACGCGCTCGCCCAGCTCGGCCAACGGGTCGAGGAGGCGGTGCGGGCCACCGGGAGCGCCGAGCTGACCACCCACGACGTGGGGCTGGCCATACTCGGCCCGTTGCAGGAGCTCGATCTCGTCGCGTATCTGCGATTCGCCTCCGTCTACCGGGCGTTCGACTCGCTCGAGGACTTCGAGGCCGCGATCGCGGAACTGAGGGAAGACACGGGACGCCCCGCCGCGGACGACGAGGACCGCGGAGAGGCTGAGGACGGCGACGAGGCCGTCGTGGGGAGCCAGGAAGACGATCGCGGGCCCGGGGGGACTGCTCAGGTCCCCGAGCCCGCCCGCGCCGCCGACTGA
- a CDS encoding TerD family protein, with protein MSAINKGIRKVEVALKWDPSPAGQPATDLDIVAATYVADAPYGDPAYVVHFDSRSPDGTIYLNRDSKDGKGFGWDEVMTLELDRLDARYTRVVVGTVIQQRSAHRTFVGVANPALRIREGYTVLAEDDFGSVLGATAATIAEFVRQESGTWDFHPGIRGFEDDPATFTRSMGRK; from the coding sequence GTGAGCGCCATCAACAAGGGGATCCGCAAGGTCGAAGTCGCTCTCAAGTGGGATCCGAGTCCCGCTGGGCAGCCGGCCACCGACCTGGACATCGTTGCCGCGACCTATGTGGCGGACGCCCCGTACGGAGATCCCGCCTATGTGGTGCACTTCGACAGTCGCTCCCCCGACGGCACCATCTACCTCAACCGGGACAGCAAGGACGGCAAGGGCTTCGGCTGGGACGAGGTGATGACCCTGGAGCTCGACCGGCTCGACGCGCGGTACACGCGTGTGGTGGTCGGCACCGTCATCCAGCAGCGCTCCGCGCACCGCACCTTCGTCGGTGTGGCCAACCCGGCCCTACGCATACGGGAGGGCTACACGGTCCTGGCCGAGGACGACTTCGGCAGCGTCCTCGGTGCGACGGCGGCGACCATCGCCGAGTTCGTCCGCCAGGAATCCGGCACCTGGGACTTCCACCCCGGGATCAGGGGCTTCGAGGACGACCCCGCCACCTTCACCCGGAGCATGGGCCGCAAGTGA
- the lexA gene encoding transcriptional repressor LexA, producing MTTTADSATITAQDRSQGRLEPVHAMNEAVNPEGHKRSLPGRPPGIRADSSGLTDRQRRVIEVIRDSVQRRGYPPSMREIGQAVGLSSTSSVAHQLMALERKGFLRRDPHRPRAYEVRGSDQGASVQPTDTAGKPAASYVPLVGRIAAGGPILAEESVEDVFPLPRQLVGDGELFVLKVVGDSMIEAAICDGDWVTVRRQPVAENGDIVAAMLEGEATVKRFKREDGHVWLLPHNSAYEPIPGDDATILGKVVAVLRRV from the coding sequence GTGACCACGACCGCAGACAGTGCCACCATCACTGCCCAGGACCGTTCCCAGGGCCGACTCGAGCCGGTGCATGCGATGAACGAAGCCGTGAATCCCGAGGGACACAAGCGCTCCCTGCCGGGCCGACCTCCAGGCATCAGGGCCGACAGCTCGGGACTCACCGACCGGCAGCGCCGAGTGATCGAGGTCATCAGGGACTCCGTCCAGCGGCGCGGCTACCCGCCGTCCATGCGGGAGATCGGCCAGGCGGTGGGCCTGTCCAGCACCTCGTCCGTCGCCCATCAGTTGATGGCACTGGAGCGCAAGGGCTTCCTGCGCCGCGACCCGCACCGCCCGCGCGCGTACGAGGTGCGGGGCTCCGACCAGGGCGCCTCGGTGCAGCCCACGGACACCGCGGGCAAGCCGGCCGCGTCGTACGTCCCGCTGGTGGGCCGGATCGCCGCCGGTGGCCCGATCCTCGCCGAGGAATCCGTCGAGGACGTGTTCCCCCTCCCGCGCCAGCTCGTCGGTGACGGTGAACTGTTCGTCCTCAAGGTCGTCGGTGACTCGATGATCGAGGCCGCGATCTGCGACGGCGACTGGGTCACCGTCCGCCGCCAGCCCGTCGCCGAGAACGGCGACATCGTGGCCGCGATGCTCGAAGGCGAGGCCACCGTCAAGCGCTTCAAGCGCGAGGACGGCCACGTCTGGCTTCTCCCCCACAACTCCGCGTACGAGCCGATCCCCGGCGACGACGCGACCATTCTCGGCAAGGTGGTGGCAGTACTGCGGCGCGTCTGA
- a CDS encoding ATP-dependent DNA helicase, producing MTKPSLPELLHAAVTAVGGTERPGQVTMAESVRDAIDDSSHLLVQAGTGTGKSLGYLVPALAHGERVVVATATLALQRQLVERDLPRTVEALHPLLRRRPEFAMLKGRSNYLCLHRLHEGVPQDEEEGLFDQFEAAAPTSKLGQDLLRLRDWSQDTETGDRDDLTPGVSDRAWAQISVSSRECLGATKCAYGAECFAEMARERAKLAEVVVTNHALLAIDAIEGAPVLPQHEVLIVDEAHELVSRVTGVATGELTPGQVNRAVRRAAKLVSEKAADQLQTAAEGFERLMELALPGRLEEIPEDLGYALMALRDAARTVISAIGATRDKSVQDEDAVRKQALASVESVHDVAERITNGSEWDVVWYERHDRFGASLRVAPMSVSGLLREKLFADRSVILTSATLKLGGDFNGVGASLGLAPEGTEGDDLPKWKGVDVGSPFDYPRQGILYVAKHLSRPARDGDRVDMLDELTELIQAAGGRTLGLFSSMRAAQLAAEELRSRIPEFPILLQGEETLGELIKNFAADPKTCLFGTLSLWQGVDVPGPSCQLVVMDKIPFPRPDDPLMSARQKAVEEAGGNGFMAVAATHAALLMAQGAGRLVRASGDRGVVAVLDQRLATARYGSYLKASLPDFWYTTDRNQVRKSLAAIDAAAKAVEAAAEVEKAQADAEEVQAGA from the coding sequence ATGACGAAGCCCTCACTCCCCGAACTCCTGCATGCTGCCGTCACTGCCGTCGGCGGTACGGAGCGCCCCGGCCAGGTGACCATGGCCGAATCCGTCAGGGACGCGATCGACGACAGCTCCCACCTGCTGGTGCAGGCCGGCACCGGCACCGGAAAGTCGCTGGGCTATCTCGTGCCCGCGCTCGCGCACGGGGAGCGGGTCGTCGTAGCGACGGCCACCCTGGCCCTCCAGAGACAGCTCGTCGAGCGTGACCTGCCGCGCACGGTCGAGGCTCTGCATCCGCTGCTGCGCCGGCGCCCGGAGTTCGCCATGCTCAAGGGCCGGTCGAACTACCTGTGTCTGCACCGGCTGCACGAGGGCGTGCCGCAGGACGAGGAGGAGGGCCTCTTCGACCAGTTCGAGGCCGCGGCGCCCACCAGCAAGCTGGGCCAGGACCTCCTGCGGCTGCGGGACTGGTCCCAGGACACCGAGACCGGTGACCGCGACGACCTCACACCCGGCGTCTCCGACCGGGCCTGGGCGCAGATCTCCGTGTCCTCCCGCGAGTGCCTGGGAGCCACCAAGTGCGCTTATGGGGCAGAGTGCTTCGCCGAGATGGCCCGAGAGCGCGCCAAGCTGGCCGAGGTCGTCGTCACCAACCACGCGCTGCTCGCCATCGACGCCATCGAAGGTGCTCCGGTCCTCCCGCAGCACGAGGTGCTGATCGTCGACGAGGCTCACGAGCTGGTCTCCCGGGTCACCGGCGTCGCCACCGGCGAGCTCACCCCGGGCCAGGTCAACCGCGCGGTACGCCGCGCCGCGAAGCTGGTCAGCGAGAAGGCGGCCGACCAGCTCCAGACCGCCGCCGAGGGCTTCGAGCGGCTGATGGAGCTCGCTCTGCCCGGCCGCCTCGAAGAGATCCCGGAGGACCTCGGCTACGCGCTCATGGCCCTGCGCGACGCCGCGCGTACGGTCATCTCCGCGATCGGCGCGACCCGCGACAAGTCGGTCCAGGACGAGGACGCGGTCCGCAAGCAGGCGCTCGCCTCGGTGGAGTCGGTTCACGACGTGGCGGAGCGGATCACGAACGGCTCGGAGTGGGACGTCGTCTGGTACGAGCGGCACGACCGCTTCGGTGCCTCTCTGCGTGTCGCCCCCATGTCGGTGTCGGGCCTGCTGAGGGAGAAGCTGTTCGCGGACCGCTCCGTGATCCTCACCTCGGCGACCCTGAAGCTGGGCGGCGACTTCAACGGCGTGGGAGCATCTCTCGGACTCGCCCCGGAGGGCACCGAAGGCGATGACCTGCCGAAGTGGAAGGGCGTGGACGTGGGTTCACCCTTCGACTACCCCAGGCAGGGCATCCTGTACGTCGCCAAGCACCTTTCGCGCCCCGCGCGTGACGGCGATCGCGTGGACATGCTCGACGAGCTGACCGAGCTCATCCAGGCCGCAGGCGGCCGCACCCTGGGACTCTTCTCGTCCATGAGGGCGGCCCAGCTGGCCGCCGAGGAACTGCGTTCCCGTATCCCGGAGTTCCCGATCCTCCTCCAGGGCGAGGAGACCCTCGGCGAACTGATCAAGAACTTCGCGGCCGACCCGAAGACCTGCCTCTTCGGCACACTGTCGCTGTGGCAGGGCGTAGACGTCCCCGGCCCCAGCTGTCAGCTGGTCGTCATGGACAAGATCCCGTTCCCGCGTCCCGACGACCCTTTGATGAGCGCCCGCCAGAAGGCGGTCGAGGAGGCGGGTGGCAACGGCTTCATGGCCGTCGCGGCCACCCACGCCGCGCTGCTCATGGCCCAGGGCGCCGGCCGCCTCGTCCGCGCTTCGGGGGACCGCGGCGTCGTAGCCGTACTGGATCAGAGACTGGCCACCGCGCGGTACGGCAGCTATCTGAAGGCGTCACTGCCTGACTTCTGGTACACCACGGACCGTAATCAGGTCCGGAAGTCGCTGGCGGCGATCGACGCCGCCGCGAAGGCGGTGGAGGCGGCGGCCGAGGTCGAGAAGGCGCAGGCGGACGCCGAGGAGGTGCAGGCCGGAGCCTGA
- a CDS encoding DUF6215 domain-containing protein, with translation MSEQQIVDAVKSAERPEKGMNEWGQALFALVLVGGLAALLLSGTFQQKSSDPEPAACDATDDTRPSKPVSGMQLCTALNRADLPTLLGTPTEYAMTASGKEIMSKWADGERTVSPEAEIQLATYSVKLSTSDDDIPVAEMAGFLGSSVQNRTIGGHPAVLYSDRTISLKFNLGGGKVDTGPGGIARSLLVAKDSKDGGGFYEVTIWRQDDVVPDDFALLRIAETVLPTVPGWTAG, from the coding sequence ATGAGCGAGCAGCAGATCGTCGATGCCGTAAAGAGCGCCGAGAGACCCGAGAAGGGCATGAACGAATGGGGTCAGGCCCTCTTTGCCCTGGTACTGGTCGGGGGTCTCGCCGCCCTTTTGTTGTCAGGGACCTTTCAGCAGAAGTCCAGTGACCCCGAGCCGGCCGCGTGCGACGCGACGGATGACACCAGGCCTTCGAAGCCCGTCTCCGGGATGCAGCTGTGCACGGCGCTGAACCGCGCGGACCTGCCGACGCTGCTCGGCACCCCGACCGAGTACGCGATGACCGCCAGCGGCAAGGAGATCATGAGCAAGTGGGCCGACGGCGAAAGGACCGTCTCCCCCGAGGCGGAGATCCAGCTGGCCACCTACTCCGTCAAGCTCTCCACGTCCGACGACGACATCCCGGTGGCCGAGATGGCTGGCTTCCTGGGCAGCTCGGTGCAGAACAGGACCATAGGCGGGCACCCGGCGGTCCTCTACTCGGACCGGACCATCTCCCTGAAGTTCAACCTCGGCGGCGGCAAGGTGGACACCGGTCCCGGTGGCATCGCCCGAAGTCTGCTGGTCGCCAAGGACTCCAAGGACGGCGGCGGCTTCTACGAGGTCACCATATGGCGCCAGGACGACGTCGTCCCCGATGACTTCGCCTTGCTCCGGATCGCCGAGACGGTGCTGCCGACGGTCCCCGGCTGGACCGCCGGCTGA